Genomic segment of Malus domestica chromosome 15, GDT2T_hap1:
ATAGAGCCCTTCTAGGAACATGCTGGGCGCACCTGCTTGTTTTTTCCGGTTAGGTTTTCACCCACATGATCAACACAGTTGACAGCTACATCTTGCAGAACAGTGTACAGTAGTAATGTTGAAGACGCTTCAAGATGACCCGTTGGATGGGTTGGTTTTGTAGGAGTAGTACTAGTAGATCTTGAGAGCTTTTTGTATCCCAGTAGGTGTGAGAGTTTTGTCAAGGTCTTGGCTACCCAGGTTGGCATTCAAAATGTGCCTTCACTTGTGGCAGTTTTTGATCTTTCTTCTCTTGATTGTCTATAGAAAATTATGGTTGCCGAAACATGAAAAAACTGAGGTTTTGAGTCCTAAATTTGAGGATGTTATTGATGTTGAAATCTTATAGTCCCATATCTTCCCAATACTTATATCTCTTATTTCATATAAAATTGATTGCAGCTGAGTGCAGTTTGGCTTCTTtatgccctttttttttcctttctaggAAACCTCGACGGTACGAGAGAAAAACTTTTCCCCTGTCCTCAatatataacttttttttttaccaaatcgTAGATAACCAAGATTCAATACAACAATCGCCACCAAAAGGCTTTTCTTTTGGAACAAAACAAACCACCAGACTAATGCAAAGAGTGGCGGGAACTGACAAGGTGGCTGAGTTCCAAATTTTTTGCATGTTGCCACATATTTTAACGTTTTCATTTgaattcatatgattagtttgACACATAGCAATCCAAGCGTCCTTGTTTCATGCAAGTCCTCCATTGCATGACACGGTTAGATAGGAAGAGTGACATGCGAAGCAAACATCAAACGTTGTTTCTTGTCACGTTGTAATGGTCGGATGGCACAGCCTATCGCGAGTTAAAGGGACTCGTGCTTTATTTAGTTTAGGACAATTTAAAGTCCAAATGAATCTGAACTGCCCCTTTACTTCTTGTACGAATGAATGAAAAAAGAACATTTCCTATGCTAAACTACTCTGACATTGTTTTGCAACGATTTGAAACGTTTTTGTCTGTTTTGTTGTAATTAGATGTCCCGATCATTTTTCATGTTGAACTACTTTGGGCGGTGTAAGGATAATTTTAAAGCGATAAAATACAGTAAGCAGTGATGGTGAAACTGCATATTTTACCATTTGAAGGGGGATGTACCAATGaaaccaaataagaaaatttGTCCAAAACTAGGTAAACATTTTAATGATATTACTATAAAGATtagagaggtcgcacttggtgcgatggcaagtgccttcgcccatgagcggtaggtctcgggttcgagacttgggagcagcctctccataaatgggggtaaggctagccgacattcacctctcccagaccctgcgtaaaacgggagccttgtgcactgggtacgaccttttttttactATAAAGATTAGGATATGAAATTTTAGTTTACCTTTTGTGTAACAACAACAAATcaacttaaattataataaatgcACAAACATCTCAATCCTAAATCGTACGGAAAAACCCGTACATATTGTGTAACATTGGTTATACGTGTTATATTTTGATACTCTCTGACACTATGTGATGTGCTATTAATTCGAGCGAAACATATACTGTAACGTTTTTAGTTAACCATCACTCAATCAACATCATGATCGAAAACCAAAATTACATCACTTTTTTTAACTGAAAAAACTTGATTTTAATTATATCTtttcataaattaatattttgtttcttcaaattGCTCAATAATTGTCGCTTCCTAAATTGTAAATTCATCCCATGTgcctatatgtatatatataaacctacAAACAATCATACATGcatatattattacatatatgttTACATACATTCATTGAAAACTCTCTGTAGCTGTTTTGACAACATCATTGTTCCCAAATTACCCCCGCCCAACGCCCACTTTAACTCATCGGTAAAACGAAACATGGGTATGACAGTAATTTAACCGTCCCCCATTTCCATTGCCGATCAAAACACAGGGTTCTTCTTCGTCCTCCTTGGCTTTGTACGAACCTTCGATTTCGAGCTCGGAACTCTAATTAGAACCCTTGGAATATTCGATTCCGGACGTATCGACGAATCCCCAAATCAAAGAATCGCGCTTGCTTGGCCGCCAATTGGACATCATTGTCTCCGATTTTTGAAAGGTATAAGATTTGAATTCTGAACTTCGGTTTCGATTTAGTTTTGCTTGATTTAAGTTCTGTGTGTCgaattttgggtttaatttttgAAGTGTGATTGAAGGTTTGTAATGCTTAATTTATCTAGGGTTTCGTGCATTCAACTTTTAGGGTTTCCATTTTCTATCTGCGAAATTTTCTTGGGGTTTttaaggttttatttatttattattgaaGTGAAATTATAGATAAATTTGAGCTTGGAAAGCAATGAAGCTCAAAAATCTTAAGAGTAgaccaaaatttgaaaattttatgtgACCGAGTATCTGTTTTGACAGGTACATTTTGTTGATTAGAATGGAGAATAATTGAAGACATATTAGGAAATAGTTGTCTCGTTGAGTGAAATTTTAGCGCGAAAGGCATTGAACTTACGAATCATACATCAGCTGGAATAATCCGCCTCCGAAAAAAGTGTAGTCAGGGAATTTTTTATTTCCAAAGAAGGGAAGATGATAAATGTAAAAGGTACCTATGGTGACTACATTGTCACTTCGAGATAGCTGTACTGATTTAATTatctcaagttttttttttaaggttaaATAGAATGATGAGTCGATTTTGATTATTCTAAGATCATGACGAATGTTAATTGAGCCATCATATGGGTGTTGGTGATATCATGTGTTGTTCCATTTAGTTTGTTCATTAACTTAGTTACTATTTATTGGTCAATGAGCTGCTTATGGAGGGTCAACCGGAACTTCGAAACTCATAATTAAATGGTATCAGCAATGACTTCATTTAAATGTTAGCTGATATGATTTTCCTTAGATCTTTGGTGTGTTCTTATCCTAATGAACATTAGTATCAAACTGTGGAAGTACAGGGATAGACCTGGGAGGAGTTTGACTAAAGGATAATCTTTCTAGTGATTGTTTGATTGGGTAACTAAGGAGTTACCTGGAGAAGCCATACCTCAAGAAGCTTAACCAAATCATTGTCAAACTCCCAGGAATGGAATATTACCCCAGTACAGTAAATTGTGCATGGTTGAAGTTAGAATGCTTTCTATTTACTGTCAACTTATCTGATTCTGCTAGtctagtttttaaatttatttttttgtgtgtaaGTGTTTGATCTCCTTCTAAAAAGTTAATTCTTGAGTACAAGGTAGTAATTGTCTTTGGTATATATGTAACATGTCAAGTTTTGTGCATGAATTTATTGATCTTAATCAAATATCATTGTGTTGATCGGAATAATGTTAACATTAATGGAGCTGCACCCCATAATGATATTCTTAGGTTTCGGTTCCTGTGCAAAATTCTCATATGGCATACACATCAGTTGCATTTATTTTTGTTCACTGTGTGTCCGGTTTATGATGGTCTCATGGTTTCTCGGCTAATTGCTTGGTTGCTTATATATTAGGATATGTTGATAAACCTTCTCGTGTGGGTTGCTTCGCCAATTTGCTTTTATGAATTTGCTTTTATGGATGTAACAAGATTGAACTTCTAATGTAAGGCTTAAtttctttccttcttccttttggATTGTGGAGCTTGCAAGATTGTTTTAATCCTTTATGTTTAGGTTAGTAGTCTGTGGACCAGTACTCTGAAATTAAATGTACTCTTACTTTTAACTGTGATCTTTTCGACTTGTTTTACCCTTGAACGAAGAAATCCACAATAAATGTTCTGTATGGTTTATGCATCTCAGTCCAGTTTCTTGTTTATACTTTTCGCAATTGGCTACTTCGTGTTATGTTTCCCATCGTTCTTTCTTTTATATCAGTATTAAGGATTTAAAATGACTACCCATCCTATGATAGTTGAAATCATTAGTTTGGAAAAAAAGAACAGGGATTTGGCTTCTTATCTTATGATCCTTATCTGTTTCAGGTGAGAGTTTGGGTTTTATGTGCTGTTGCGCCCTGTCATTGTCATGCACCTCTGTATTTTATGGCTTTGTGATACGGATAGAGTGTGGAAATTGATGCAATGGCAACTTCTAGCAAGTTTGATCTCTCGTCTGGTAGCCCGGATAGACCATTATACACCAGTGGACAGCGAGGATCCCACATAGCTACTGCATTGGATAGATCTGGTAGCTTTCGTGAAAGCATTGAAAATCCAATTTTATCTTCACTTCCAAACATGTCAAGAAGCACGTCTGCAATAACACAAGGAGATGTAACGAACTTCTTCCAGTGTTTGCGCTTTGATCAAAAGTTGGTTGCTCCAGAGCACAAGTCTGGCAGACAAGGGGACTTGAAAAGATTTGTGAGTGTCGCTCTTAACGTTTCACCTGATGAATCTCCATCTGCTTCAGTAAAAGGAAAGTTGCTACCATCTCCTATTCCGGAGGAAATAAAACGAGTTAAGGCTGGTCTGCGTGAAAGCTCTATTAAGGCCAGGTATATTTGTGTATATTTTACAGTTTGGTTTGTAGTTGTAACTTTTAACTACTGCATGACATCAAATAATTTTACAGGGAACGTGTAAAAACTTTCAATGAATACTTATCTGCGTTCAACAAGGTTTTCCCAAGCGTACCATctaagaagagatcaagaaCAGAAGGCTTTTCTAATGAACGTTCTAGTTCAGTGTTATCGAGTGATCGGTCAGTCCTGGGGACAAATATGGGCAAGATTGGTATTCAGAGTCATACTGTCACTGGTGGTTTCGAACTTGAGCAGCAAAAGTCTGAAGAAAGGACTAAGAACTCTATCCCGAACAAACGCACTCGTACTGCTTTGGTGGATATGAGGGTTTGTATTTTGGAAAAATTCTGCTACATTTGCTTTCTTCACTCGCCTTGTTCgtataataataattataatagtagTAATATCTTGAGTACTGTAATGAATGTTTTGTTTAGAATTAGCTTCTAGGAACTGTTGTAGTTGTGGTTCTGACTAAACTGCATTTTGTCTAAAGATTCCTTAGAAATCATCGTAAGCTGTTTTGATTACTGTATTTTGCTACTGGGTTTATGGGCTTATTCGGATGGTTAACCTTGATCTAATATGGAACTTCTTCCACTTAAATATCACTTTGAAATGTCATGCATGGGAAGATTTCTTTACTTGAATGAGTGGGGACATGGTATTGAAAGTTAGTTTGTTTTTGTGCGTTTTAGTAGGTTTTGATATGTCGTCtacttctttttcatttttctcggAATTGTAGTGCATACATGATTGCATATAATTATGATTATGCATGCTAGTTAGCACTGTTTTATTGTTCTCAAGCTGTGGACTGTGTTGCACATTGCATTGGTTTTTTGTGCTTTTAATCATGTGCATCCCACCTGGTAATCCATGCAAGTTTGATTGATAATGTCTGTTGTGATCTTTAAGTTCCACTATTAGTATTTGCTGCATTGTAACTCCTCTAAGGGAAGACTGACATAATTATGATAACTGTAGATGGATGTGCGGAGTACTTCTCTTGTGCGGCCATCCTTGATTGTAGACAGGGATAGGGAAATGCTGAGGCTTGCAAGTAGTGGTGCAGTTCAGGGAGaggatcgaaatttatctaataGTGTTGATGGCTGGGAAAAgtcaaaaatgaagaagaagcgtTCTGGGATAAAGCCAGATGCTTCTCCAAGTATGGTATCCAGTAAACCAATTGATGGCTACCGTGAAACTAAACAGGGAATGCAGCAGAGGCCTGTGAATGATGTGCGTTCAAGGTCAAATATTGACTCCCATGGGTTCAGGTAGGACTTCTTAAATAACAATTTGCTCTTCCCATAAGGACAGACTGCCTAAAATATTGTATCCCTCCATGTTTTAGGTTAATTTGATAGGCATTTTCGCAGTATTTagatttttatttctaaaaggAACTTGGAACAAGTAATTCCTTTTAGGTCAACTTACTGGTAAAAAAGTCTCAGTGATTTTCAATGCTAACAAACTTATGCTTATTGTTTATATACTTCCACTGAGGATCCGTAGTGGATGTAGTAGCTCTTTAAACGTTGTGCAAGTTATTGTTTGTCACCATTCAATCACCATTTCTGTATTGAAGTTGCACAACATATGTAGAATTTAAAAGTGCCAAGGTTGTATTTTATGCACCTAATGGTTATGCAAATATCAGGTTTAattttacactttttttttccacTATCTCTATTTGGATATTGATGATAAGAGAGAACTTGTAGACACAACTTGACAGCACCCTCTAAAGTTGTAAAAGGGTAGGATGAATCAGAAAAAAGAATGACACCTAATTGTATGGTTAAGTTGTTTTTGTTCCCATATGTAAAATGCATACTATttcttccttttcatgtttccATTTGAGTTGTATTGTCCAATTATTTATGGAAAACATGTTAATATTTTTCGGTCAAATGAGGAAAAAAATGTTAGTGCATGATATGAAAATACTCACAATTCTCTGAATCTTAAAAACCATGTTTAGatattctgggaaaattatgcCTTTTATCTGATGATAAAAAGGGTGATGTGCTTGGTGTTAACAATTGCCCAAAGGATATCTGTATCATTGTGGAGTCCTTTGTCTACCAGTAGTGATTGTTTAAACTTCTGCGATTATTGACTAGAATGAACCCCATGATTGGAGCTGGAATGGATAACCCAGGACTCTCTTCTGGGCTTTCAACTCATAGTACAGAGAGCGAAAGGTTTTTTCTGTCATATGAAAACTTTTTCTAAATTGGGTGACTTGAGGGATCAATCTTCTTGTTGTTGACATGTTATTTCATTGAAATTttgcatatttattttatgttgatGATTTCTTTTTGTGATATACTGCCTGAGAGGAAATGCTAACACCTTGTATTTTTATAGGCCAGGAGTCACTAATGGAGTTGTTGGAGTCGGAAAGTCAGACGGAATCTTGCAACCAACTGGCTTGGGCTTTCGTTCATCCATCCCTAAGACTGAACCAGACAACCCTTCCCTTATCACTGATAAGAGAGATCGCCCTATTGGTACAGATAAGGAAAGGGCGAACCACAGAGCTGTTAATAAGTAAGCATATCATCCATAGTATTTTCTTGTGTGGTTATCTTTTGGAGTGGTGTTCTGGTGGTTGTTAAGGTCCTAAAACTGCTTATATTGATCTATACCTCAGTTCCTCCTATTTACTTactaatttgtgttttttccTCCATAAGACTGCGTTGATGTCTTTCTTTTATACTGTATTTCTTTCAGGGCAAGTGTCCGTGATGATTTCAATTCAGTGAGTCCTACCTCAAGCACAAAGATGAATGCTTCTGTTCGGGCTCCACGATCAGGCTCAGGTGTGGCACCCAAGTTGTCCCCAGTTGTTAATCGAGCAAATGTTCCTAATGATTGGGAAATTTCTCATTGTACGAACAAGCCCCCTGCTGCCGTTGGAGCTAACAATCGCAAACGCATGTCATCAGCACGATCTTCATCTCCACCTGTTGCTCAATGGGCTGGCCAGAGACCACAAAAGATCTCCCGTACTGCAAGGCGATCAAATTTTGTTCCTATTGTTTCAAGTAATGAGGAAACCACTCCTATGGATAGTCCATCTGATGTTACTGGTAGTGACATTGGGCTGGGATTTACCAAACGCCTGCCTGGAAGTTCTACTCAGCAGGTTAAGTTAAAAGCTGATCCTTTGTCTTCTGCTGCACTATCCGAAAGCGAGGAGTCGGGAGCTGCTGAGATTAAATCCAGAGATAAAGGCAAAAAGACTGATGAGATAGATGAGAAAGTTGGACAGAATGTTCAAAAGGTGTCCACTCTGGTCTTGCCATCAAGAAAGAATAAGCTGGTTACtggggaagaccttggagatgGTGTTCGGAGGCAAGGGAGGACAGGGCGAGGTTTTGGTTCCACAAGGACTCTCATGCCAATGACGGTTGAGAAGGTTGGAAATGTTGGAACAGCAAAACAGCTAAGAAGTTCCAGACTTGGTTTTGACAAGAGTGAAAGGTTTAAATATTGTACTTCTGTATACTTTTCTGACTGTCAAATGATATCCTGTTTATTCTGAACAGTTAGTATTTGGGATTGACTCATATTTAAATATAACTTGTTACACAGCAAGGCAGGCCGACCGCCAACTAGGAGACTCTCTGATCGAAAGCCCTATACACGTCAAAAGCACACAGCAATCAATGCAGCGGCAGATTTTGTCGGTAGGGAAACTTTTAAATTTCTCAAGGAATAATTTTTTGACTTTATCTTTGTTTACTTTAGTGTTTTTGTTCCTTATTCACTCTTGTTTCAATTTCCTAAGTTGGATCAGGTGATGGTCATGAAGAGCTTTTGGCTGCTGCAAATGCTGTTGTTAATTCTGGTGCCTTTCTCATTGATAACTTTTGTTTTTATCCTATTCCAacatttaatttttgttgaaTTAATAGTTCTATTATTGCTGCAGCTCGTTGCTTCTCCAGTACATTTTGGACGCAAATGGAGCCATATTTTAGTTTGCTATCTGATGCCGACATAGCTTTCCTGAAGCAACAGGTGATAGCCTGCTTTAATTAGGGGGGACAAAGGAATATATGTTattattttcttgaaaaatgaTGTCTGTAAACACTGTCATTTCACAGAGATGTTTTACTTGGCATTTATATTCAAGAGTCAGCAATGGATAATGAGGACTTCTAATTTTCTATTGATTTACCAGGGCAACATTGAATCTTATGTGACAACTCCAGCTCAAGTTCCTTCTAGTGTAGATGGTAGCACTACTGTTGCTAATGGGCATGAAAGAGTTGAATGTGAACCAAGGAGAGGTGACTTTCGTCCAGAACAATTTGTGCCAGGAACTGGAGATCATGCTGCAATTCCCCTCTGTCAGAGACTCTTAGCAGCGTTGATTGCAGAGGAGGATTCTAGCAGTGTAAATGAAGACCTTACATTTGATTCATATGGAGTTGATTTCGATCTGGATGCAGAGGTGGAATCCAATGGTTTGGATTATCAATCACAAGATAACATTCAGTTTGCTGGGCATACTGCTTTTAATGGTTATAGGATTACTGGGAAACCAGAATATGATGAGCCAGGTGTAGTGGGCATCCCAAACAAAGCAATCAATTCAGACTTTGATCATTCGCGAAATGGTTTCCTTTCAGACCCAGCAGTGATGCCTGGACTGTCGTGTTCAGAATTTCAGTATGGTAACATGTCGTTTGATGAAAAACTTCTCCTGGAGgttcaaagtgttggaatttttCCTGAACTAGAGGTATGCTTCTAGAAGACACTAGTTttactttctttggttttactTGACGTATCATAACAAGCTTTTCcttttgaagctttttttttttttccttttccttctgctgATGGGGTTAGAAGTGCATCGCTCCTTTTATGCTGAAATGTTTcagaattatatattttatcctgtaatatggtttattaattatacatgtttttgCATAATCTTTGTCAAGCCTGATATGACACAGACGGCGGATGAAGGAATTGATGAGGAAATCAGGAAACTAGAGGAGAAGCACCATGAACAGGTATTTTCATATATAGAATGACtctgtattataatgaattgtGGAATGGATATGGATAGGAGGAGCTTAAAGAAATTAATCGTTTTGGATGTATTGGAACAGTTTTTAGTTGCTGCGCATTTGATTTTGTTATGAACTCTGTTGTTAaggtttccattttttttttcctatgtaCCAGGTCTCAATGAAGAAAGGCTTGCTTGATAGACTGATGAGGTCTGCCTCCATAGCAGAAGAATTCCGAGAAAAGTAATTAATCCTTTATCCTGTGGTTATTTTGCTTAACCTTCTGTTCATAATGATATAACGATTCAATTTGGTTTCCTATAGGGAGCTTGAACAGCGTGCCCTTGACAAACTTGTTGGAATGGCTTACGAAAAGTATATGGTAATTTCTTTGACCTTTCATCGTCATATTTTCTTGCCATGCAATTACTCCTTGTAAGGTTTTCAGGTTGCAAATTTAGGTGTAGTAACTGAGGCCTAGAGCTGTAACGTCTAACTTATCCATAAGATCCATAAAAATAAAGACTGTTTCTTCGGATGGCCCTCTACTGCCCTTTACTGTCAAAGCTCTTGCTTGCTATCTTTTAGTTCTTATTAGTATTGGATGTAGCTCTGATTTATTTGTCAAAGTTCTGGCTTGCTGTCtttaacatatatatttttgtgatAGAATTCTTGGGGTCCTAATGCTACTGGTGGGAAAAGCTCCAGTAATAAAATGGCCAAGCAAGCTTCCTTAGCATTTGTTAAGCGGACATTAGACCGATGTCATGAATttgaaaagacagggaaaagcTGTTTCAGTGAACCCTTATATAGGGATATACTTCTTTCTGGCACGGGACAAGCAGAGGCTATTGCAGAGGGTGGTAGTGCCTCCAGAGTTTCCGGTATTTCTTCTTGTGCCTCTGAATTAATATTTGTGAATGTGCTTTCTGTTCCATTATCTTCCGATGCATTTTCTTCTATTACTTGTGTAATCaattagaggtcgcacttggtgtgatggcaagtgccttcgcccatgagcggtaggtctcgggttcgagacttgggagcagcctctccataaatgggggtaaggctagccgacattcacctctcccagaccctgcgtaaagcgggagccttgtgcactgggtacgaccttttttactTGTGTAATCAATTGCATAAAGGGATGAAGGACTCTGCACTCTGGATATtttcttccctttctttttcattCTCTATTGATTGAAGTgtcattttttatatatttgttattaTCTCTTCTGCAGCTTCCATGGGTTCCCAGCCAAGCCATTCACAGTTTAGTCAGAATGCGGATAATCTTAATGTCATCCCTTCAGATGTGCTTCAACCTTTAAATAACTTAACTGAACAAACTGCTGGTAGAGAAGAGACGTGGTCCAACAGGGTCAAGAAGAGGGAATTATCACTTGATGCCGTAGGGAATAATATTGGAACTTCAAATGCTGCATCGGGTATGGGAGGTTCTTTAACGAGCAGTGCAAAAGGAAAGAGGAGTGAGAGGGATAGAGATGGAAAAGGGCACAACAGGGAGGTGCAGTCTAGAAATGGAACTACAAAAAGTGGTCGGCCAGCGGTATCTAATGTCAAGGGGGAAAGAAAGTCAAAGACGAAGCCTAAGCAGAAAACTCAACTATCTATTTCAGTGAATGGCCTCCTTGGCAAGCCATCAGAGCAACCTAAACCAGCATTGCCATCTGGATCAAAGTCAGGTGAAATGACTACCAGTAACAATGCCAAGGATAAGGATGAGTTTGCCATGGATGTAATGGAGGACCCCATTGACCTGTCTCACCTGCAATTACCGGGAATGGATGTATTGGGTGGCCCTGATGATATTGATGGCCAAGGACAGGATTTGGGTTCGTGGTTGAATATCGATGATGACAATTTACAAGATCATGATTTTATGGGTCTTGAAATTCCAATGGATGACCTCTCAGACTTAAATATGATGGTTTGAAGTTTTCTCTGTATAGTCTTGTTCATTATACTATTGACAAATGAAACAAAATTACTGTTTCAAGAAATGACCAGTGATAAGAATAGTCATTGGACTATCCACAGTCCCCGCTACACATGCATAGTCGTTTGGCTATCGGTCCACAGTTAGGTTATATAGATTCTTTTGTAGACTCCTGCACAAGTTTAATTTTGAGTGAACCTTTCGGATGTTTTGGATTTTGCTCTTGTATTAAGTTGGTGTCTTTGACTGTAAAGATCTTTTTGTTCAAGGCACCAGTTAGTATGGCTTAGTGATTATATCTTAGCAAACAGTGTATCCTGCCTGTAGCGTTCAGAGAACAACGCTCTCTTGTACATACATTTTATTTTCCTAATAAAATCAGCTCTTAATTTAATGTATTATTCTCTAGCTGACAAACTCATTATTTGAGGTTTGGCCTTCTGTATCTGTATTGGTTTATGATTGTTCCACAGATATCTTCGGAGAATGCCCCTTTGAGGTTCCAGTCTTCTCTAACACAGTTTCCGGCACACTTTATTACTTTTGGAGAGTATACCGACAAGCCTTACTGATGGTATAAAAGTTTCCTTCCCCATTTTTGTTATGCTTCTAATCGGACATCATTTTCTGTAGATTTCAATTCAGTAGACTGGGTATACCTTTTTGATATGATATACTGTACCTGGAGATATGCTTAGATGAACTTCAAGAGAAGTGCTCTTGTGGACCTTGATTTCAGACAGCTGAGGTAAGTCTTTACTCCTAagatttctttgcttttgcACCGCATTGGTGCTCATCTTGTTCGAGGTTTATTGCTTTATCATCTCAAATATGATGCTTGGCTCACTCCTCCAGGCTTGCGTTATGCCTTGCGCTTACTTGATTCTGGTTTTATttagtttgaactttgaaactTGAAATGTGTTTATACCTTGTGTTTACTTCATTCCCTACACATTCAATTATTGTGAGTGAATTTAAGAattcaaaacccaaattaaTGTTTAATTGTCTCCCAGTGCTTCCATTATCCGATCTTTTTTGGTGTTTCGTTGATGTAGATAGTaattattgtgttggaaggGGAATAGTAAAAGCTTTTAACGAGatagagtttttatttttatttttgacgtTGTTCTCAAGTTTCATATAGCTGACACAAAACcaagcacaatggcgttctaggattcatatagccgaccccacttagtgggaaaaggctttgttgttgttgttgttgttgtagacgTTGTTCTCAGGTTTGAATCTGGTAGTGTCTCTGTTTCCTGAATCATGTTGATTTGTGGCCTAGTTTCCTTTGCAAGGTGGCTCATTTCTTGTTCCCATCTTACTGATATGTGCGCTTGTGCTGCAGCCCTGTGGTTCCCCCCTTATATAAAACATTAGGATGATCAGAGATATGTAAAGTAGAGATCATTGAGTCTAATATGCAGTTCTTCAGTAGATGGTTTTCTAGGCGACGCTTCATACGTGTCGCTTGTGCGTTTCGGCCTCCAAAAGTATCTTAGTTTAGCAGTATCATACCCATGGTGTATTCTACAGTCGGGAACCTTTGATTTATACTGTTTCAGTTGTTGAAGGGACTTGATCGAATTCTTATTTCGTCAACCCTATCATTCTATCCGAAAATTGAAAGTTTTACTTGCATGCTTATGGCCAGGTTTTCAGATATCAGAAAGGTAACATGGGGTGGAGATGAAGCACTAATGTTTCATCCACCCATGTTCTTCCCGGTTGGGTCCATTGGCCGATTACTTTTGGCATCGGGCCTTGGCGGGGCGGGTGTTGTCACTATGATACGGTAAATTGCGTATCCCATATGAGCATAACACTTGATGTAATCAAGGATCATGTCACGTGACGAGTGATATACGCCCCGAAACGCGTACGAATCTGCCTAGATTTGGGGTTGTAGACGTGTAGTTGAAATTGCACGGGTGAAGTTAAATCATTTATAAAAACCACTCATCAAATGCGTCTTGTATTTACTGTGCTGTTTTCAAATGCATTTTCCAGCGTAGCCCACAGAATCGGCGTTTCTACAACTTTTATTTGAGCGA
This window contains:
- the LOC103400836 gene encoding uncharacterized protein isoform X2 is translated as MATSSKFDLSSGSPDRPLYTSGQRGSHIATALDRSGSFRESIENPILSSLPNMSRSTSAITQGDVTNFFQCLRFDQKLVAPEHKSGRQGDLKRFVSVALNVSPDESPSASVKGKLLPSPIPEEIKRVKAGLRESSIKARERVKTFNEYLSAFNKVFPSVPSKKRSRTEGFSNERSSSVLSSDRSVLGTNMGKIGIQSHTVTGGFELEQQKSEERTKNSIPNKRTRTALVDMRMDVRSTSLVRPSLIVDRDREMLRLASSGAVQGEDRNLSNSVDGWEKSKMKKKRSGIKPDASPSMVSSKPIDGYRETKQGMQQRPVNDVRSRSNIDSHGFRPGVTNGVVGVGKSDGILQPTGLGFRSSIPKTEPDNPSLITDKRDRPIGTDKERANHRAVNKASVRDDFNSVSPTSSTKMNASVRAPRSGSGVAPKLSPVVNRANVPNDWEISHCTNKPPAAVGANNRKRMSSARSSSPPVAQWAGQRPQKISRTARRSNFVPIVSSNEETTPMDSPSDVTGSDIGLGFTKRLPGSSTQQVKLKADPLSSAALSESEESGAAEIKSRDKGKKTDEIDEKVGQNVQKVSTLVLPSRKNKLVTGEDLGDGVRRQGRTGRGFGSTRTLMPMTVEKVGNVGTAKQLRSSRLGFDKSESKAGRPPTRRLSDRKPYTRQKHTAINAAADFVGDGHEELLAAANAVVNSARCFSSTFWTQMEPYFSLLSDADIAFLKQQGNIESYVTTPAQVPSSVDGSTTVANGHERVECEPRRGDFRPEQFVPGTGDHAAIPLCQRLLAALIAEEDSSSVNEDLTFDSYGVDFDLDAEVESNGLDYQSQDNIQFAGHTAFNGYRITGKPEYDEPGVVGIPNKAINSDFDHSRNGFLSDPAVMPGLSCSEFQYGNMSFDEKLLLEVQSVGIFPELEPDMTQTADEGIDEEIRKLEEKHHEQVSMKKGLLDRLMRSASIAEEFREKELEQRALDKLVGMAYEKYMNSWGPNATGGKSSSNKMAKQASLAFVKRTLDRCHEFEKTGKSCFSEPLYRDILLSGTGQAEAIAEGGSASRVSASMGSQPSHSQFSQNADNLNVIPSDVLQPLNNLTEQTAGREETWSNRVKKRELSLDAVGNNIGTSNAASGMGGSLTSSAKGKRSERDRDGKGHNREVQSRNGTTKSGRPAVSNVKGERKSKTKPKQKTQLSISVNGLLGKPSEQPKPALPSGSKSGEMTTSNNAKDKDEFAMDVMEDPIDLSHLQLPGMDVLGGPDDIDGQGQDLGSWLNIDDDNLQDHDFMGLEIPMDDLSDLNMMV